A window of the Verrucomicrobiia bacterium genome harbors these coding sequences:
- a CDS encoding class I SAM-dependent methyltransferase encodes MQKEAITAIFDQQAATYDQKWSELAPINNALHLLTSAVLLKLPAMANLLCVGAGTGTEILYLAKKFPGWTFTAVEPSVPMLDVFRRRAEEVGISARCTFHAGYLDSLPPGGLFDAATAFLVSQFILDRQERSQFFQGIADRLKPESILISADLAGDLNAPDCRDLLKVWFTLMKGNGVAPEEVEKMREAYIRDVAVLPSQQVREIITSGGFEFPVQFFQTGLIHAWYAKRSGI; translated from the coding sequence ATGCAAAAAGAAGCCATTACCGCCATATTCGATCAGCAAGCCGCGACGTATGATCAGAAATGGAGCGAACTGGCTCCCATCAATAATGCGCTGCATCTGCTCACGAGCGCGGTGTTGCTGAAACTTCCTGCCATGGCGAACCTCCTTTGCGTCGGTGCTGGAACTGGCACGGAGATTCTTTATCTCGCGAAGAAATTTCCCGGCTGGACTTTCACTGCGGTGGAGCCGTCCGTGCCTATGCTGGATGTCTTCCGCCGTCGTGCTGAGGAAGTGGGCATCTCTGCCCGCTGCACCTTTCATGCGGGTTATTTGGATTCATTGCCGCCGGGCGGATTGTTCGATGCCGCCACCGCTTTTCTCGTCTCGCAGTTCATACTGGATCGCCAAGAGCGCTCACAATTCTTTCAAGGCATCGCTGATCGATTAAAACCTGAAAGCATCTTAATCAGTGCTGATCTAGCGGGAGACCTAAACGCTCCGGATTGCCGGGATCTGCTGAAAGTCTGGTTCACACTCATGAAAGGCAACGGTGTTGCACCAGAGGAAGTGGAGAAGATGCGCGAGGCATATATCCGTGATGTCGCCGTCCTGCCGTCGCAACAGGTTCGCGAAATCATCACGAGTGGTGGCTTCGAATTTCCCGTGCAGTTCTTTCAGACGGGATTGATTCACGCGTGGTATGCAAAGCGATCTGGTATATAA
- a CDS encoding site-specific DNA-methyltransferase — protein sequence MRPLRSLLHALEVTPSGPEFQRIATAAGVSLQLVKYWDTALLAPSDVELKQICQEYGLNPLVVKLRMGLIDDHVRNLLMKEAESFSEIKDQVQVSELPPARRVFSTNLGSLYQGDCLSLMRGLPSGSFNLIFADPPFNINKQYPSKINDALKSEDYLSWCFAWVDECIRLLAEGGSLFIYNLPKWNTAIAEYLNGRLVFRDWIAVDMKFSLPLANRLYPSHYSLLYYAKGERPAAFKPDRLPMKVCPHCFNDLTDYGGYKDKMNPLGVNLTDVWYDIPPVRHKRYKKRAGANELSIKLLDRVIEMASKEGDHIFDPFGGSGSTYVVAEIKNRRWTGIEIGPVEDIVARFEDVREEAEYLRKFREDYNCLFTPKIKSQRQQLHLWTAESVKKNGHHDTTPVEEPQFL from the coding sequence ATGCGACCATTACGATCATTATTGCATGCGCTGGAGGTCACACCTTCAGGCCCTGAATTCCAGCGCATTGCCACTGCGGCTGGAGTTTCGCTGCAACTCGTAAAGTATTGGGATACCGCCTTGCTTGCTCCTTCGGATGTGGAATTAAAACAGATTTGCCAAGAATACGGACTGAACCCCTTGGTTGTTAAGCTGCGCATGGGATTGATCGATGACCACGTTCGCAATCTTTTGATGAAAGAGGCTGAAAGTTTTTCTGAAATCAAAGATCAGGTTCAAGTATCTGAGCTGCCTCCAGCGAGAAGAGTTTTCTCCACAAACCTAGGATCATTGTATCAAGGGGATTGCTTAAGCCTGATGAGGGGATTGCCCTCCGGCTCTTTCAACCTGATTTTTGCCGATCCACCTTTCAACATAAACAAACAGTATCCCTCGAAAATCAATGATGCACTCAAGAGTGAAGACTATCTCTCTTGGTGTTTTGCATGGGTTGATGAATGCATTCGTCTCTTGGCCGAGGGTGGAAGCCTATTCATATACAATCTTCCTAAATGGAACACGGCGATTGCCGAATATTTGAATGGTCGGTTGGTTTTTCGTGACTGGATCGCCGTGGACATGAAGTTTTCACTACCATTGGCTAACCGCTTGTATCCTTCGCATTACTCGCTGCTCTACTATGCCAAAGGTGAGCGGCCAGCGGCCTTTAAGCCAGATCGACTGCCGATGAAGGTCTGCCCGCATTGCTTTAATGACCTGACCGATTATGGCGGTTACAAAGACAAAATGAACCCGCTCGGGGTCAATTTAACGGACGTTTGGTATGACATCCCTCCTGTTCGCCACAAACGCTACAAGAAACGCGCGGGGGCAAATGAGCTTTCCATTAAACTTCTAGACCGTGTGATTGAAATGGCCAGCAAGGAAGGGGATCACATTTTTGACCCTTTTGGTGGTTCCGGTTCAACTTACGTGGTCGCCGAAATCAAAAACCGGCGCTGGACCGGGATTGAGATAGGACCTGTAGAGGATATCGTTGCTCGCTTTGAAGATGTCAGAGAAGAAGCCGAGTATCTGCGTAAATTCAGGGAAGACTACAACTGCCTTTTTACGCCAAAAATCAAATCGCAACGACAGCAGTTGCATCTCTGGACCGCTGAAAGCGTGAAGAAGAACGGACATCATGACACTACTCCGGTGGAGGAACCACAATTCCTGTAA
- a CDS encoding helix-turn-helix transcriptional regulator has product MKLGPKSFSRILKSLRNAKKISQEKLAELSGLDRSYVSLLERGLRQPSLETLFLIASALEISPAEIVRKIEKDSNAD; this is encoded by the coding sequence TTGAAATTAGGTCCAAAATCTTTCTCCAGAATCCTTAAATCTTTGCGTAATGCGAAGAAAATTTCGCAAGAAAAATTAGCTGAATTGAGCGGGTTGGACCGCTCTTACGTATCTTTATTGGAAAGAGGACTGCGACAACCCTCGTTGGAAACTCTTTTCTTGATTGCCAGTGCATTGGAAATCTCGCCTGCAGAAATCGTGCGGAAAATAGAGAAGGATTCCAATGCTGATTAA
- a CDS encoding restriction endonuclease, with translation MLIKQRKDILAPGNVLDQQWFQSICREVEIAIESVIHPAGTSTFRINPVRQGNGVIPIKQNFVKCLKEKYGWELESRLEISSSGKNAGKIDAVKAIPGTGKYFAVEWETGNISSSHRALNKIALGIISGKLVGGALIVPSRKLYEYLTDRIGNYAEMEPYFPVWGNLKVKGECIISVFEIEHDSEDSSLPLISKGKDGMARGLLASRKKRLRKSRP, from the coding sequence ATGCTGATTAAACAACGCAAAGATATTTTGGCTCCTGGGAATGTTCTTGATCAACAATGGTTTCAATCCATTTGCAGGGAGGTCGAAATAGCGATCGAATCGGTAATCCATCCTGCCGGAACCAGCACTTTTAGAATAAATCCCGTTAGACAGGGAAATGGGGTGATACCAATTAAGCAGAATTTCGTAAAATGCCTTAAGGAAAAGTACGGGTGGGAATTGGAATCTCGGCTGGAAATTTCGTCCTCCGGTAAAAATGCTGGTAAGATTGATGCTGTTAAAGCGATTCCCGGAACTGGCAAATATTTTGCCGTCGAATGGGAAACCGGCAATATATCTTCAAGTCATAGAGCATTGAATAAGATAGCCTTGGGCATCATCAGCGGCAAATTAGTTGGAGGCGCCTTGATTGTGCCGTCTCGGAAGCTGTACGAGTATTTGACAGATCGCATTGGTAACTATGCCGAAATGGAACCCTATTTCCCCGTTTGGGGAAATTTGAAGGTAAAAGGTGAGTGTATCATCTCAGTCTTTGAAATTGAGCACGATTCAGAGGATTCATCGCTTCCTTTAATATCAAAAGGCAAAGATGGAATGGCGAGAGGGCTTTTGGCGTCTAGGAAAAAGAGGTTGAGAAAATCACGACCGTGA
- a CDS encoding thiazole synthase — translation MSDGSLVIAGRTFRSRLILGTGKFSSPEAMRDALAASGTDMVTVALRRADLSGKGDTFANILDFIDPAKYLLLPNTSGAMNAEEAVRLARLAVAAGLPKWVKLEIHPDPRYLLPDPIETLKAAEILVKEGFTVLPYINADPVLAKRLQEVGTATVMPLGSPIGSNRGIQTRDQIRIIIEQATVPVVVDAGIGAPSHAAEAMELGADAVLVNTAIAVATDPNRMGIAFKQAVEAGRTAYEIGLAAQLNTASATSPLTAFLD, via the coding sequence ATGTCTGATGGTTCTTTAGTTATCGCGGGCCGCACGTTCCGTTCCCGCCTGATCCTTGGCACGGGCAAGTTTTCCTCGCCCGAGGCCATGCGCGATGCCTTGGCCGCGAGCGGCACGGATATGGTCACCGTGGCCTTACGCCGAGCTGATCTGAGTGGCAAGGGGGATACCTTTGCCAACATCCTCGATTTCATCGATCCTGCGAAATATCTCCTGCTGCCGAACACCAGTGGCGCGATGAATGCGGAAGAGGCCGTGCGCCTCGCCCGTCTCGCCGTCGCGGCCGGTCTGCCCAAGTGGGTGAAGCTGGAGATTCATCCCGACCCGCGCTATCTGCTGCCGGACCCGATCGAGACGTTGAAGGCCGCCGAGATTTTGGTGAAGGAAGGCTTCACCGTGCTGCCTTACATCAATGCCGATCCCGTGCTGGCCAAGCGCCTGCAGGAAGTCGGCACTGCTACGGTCATGCCGCTGGGTTCGCCCATCGGCTCGAATCGCGGCATCCAGACGCGCGACCAGATCCGCATCATCATCGAGCAGGCGACGGTGCCGGTCGTGGTCGATGCCGGTATCGGCGCACCGAGTCACGCGGCGGAAGCGATGGAGCTCGGCGCAGACGCCGTGCTGGTGAACACCGCCATCGCCGTGGCGACCGATCCGAACCGCATGGGCATCGCCTTCAAGCAAGCCGTTGAGGCAGGTCGCACTGCGTATGAGATCGGCCTGGCAGCGCAGTTGAATACTGCGAGTGCTACGAGTCCTTTGACCGCGTTCCTTGATTAG
- the rfaE1 gene encoding D-glycero-beta-D-manno-heptose-7-phosphate kinase gives MKTLSPKRLREILTTAAKTRVLVLGDVMLDQFIWGRVTRISPEAPVPVVEFERESFMPGGAANVARNLTALGANAEQFGVVGSDSAAKTLKDLLKSERVETNGLIALNGKMTTRKVRLVAHQQQIARVDRENRGDIDAKVERRILAAVDERLPEIDAIIVGDYGKGVVTQDLLNSLKERCHTRGIWLSLDPKPTHHLDLTKLSLITPNRKEAFELASMRDTGHRCANPLEDADLMTVANKLLATLQPALLLVTLGDQGMLLCQRSHAPYHIPTVAQEVFDVSGAGDTVIASFTLAVAAGASPVEAAIFSNHAAGVVVGKVGTATVTPEELVASFKLKK, from the coding sequence ATGAAAACGCTCAGCCCCAAACGCCTTCGTGAGATCCTCACCACCGCCGCCAAGACGCGCGTACTGGTCCTCGGTGATGTGATGCTGGACCAGTTCATCTGGGGCCGCGTCACGCGCATCTCGCCCGAGGCACCCGTGCCCGTGGTAGAGTTCGAGCGTGAGAGTTTCATGCCCGGTGGTGCGGCGAACGTCGCGCGCAACCTCACGGCCTTGGGTGCGAATGCAGAACAGTTCGGCGTGGTGGGCAGCGATAGTGCAGCCAAGACGTTGAAAGACCTGCTCAAATCCGAGCGCGTGGAGACGAACGGGCTCATCGCGCTCAACGGCAAGATGACCACGCGCAAGGTGCGCCTCGTCGCGCATCAGCAACAGATCGCCCGTGTGGACCGCGAGAATCGCGGGGACATCGATGCGAAGGTAGAGCGCCGTATCCTTGCCGCTGTGGATGAACGGTTGCCGGAGATCGACGCCATCATCGTGGGTGATTACGGCAAAGGCGTGGTGACACAGGATCTGCTGAACAGCTTGAAGGAGCGTTGCCACACTCGCGGCATCTGGCTCAGCCTTGATCCCAAGCCCACGCATCATCTGGATCTTACGAAACTTTCGCTCATCACGCCGAACCGCAAAGAAGCCTTTGAACTCGCAAGCATGCGGGACACCGGCCATCGCTGCGCGAACCCGCTGGAAGATGCGGATCTGATGACCGTGGCGAACAAGTTGCTTGCCACACTGCAACCGGCTTTGCTGCTCGTCACCTTGGGTGATCAAGGCATGTTGCTCTGCCAGCGCAGTCACGCGCCCTATCATATTCCTACCGTGGCACAGGAAGTTTTTGATGTGTCTGGCGCAGGCGATACGGTCATCGCGTCGTTCACACTCGCTGTGGCAGCAGGCGCGTCTCCGGTGGAGGCGGCGATCTTTTCCAATCACGCGGCCGGTGTCGTCGTGGGCAAGGTCGGCACAGCCACCGTCACCCCGGAGGAACTCGTGGCGAGTTTCAAACTCAAGAAGTAA
- a CDS encoding HAD family hydrolase has product MKRAVFLDRDGTINIEKKYLSKPEQLALFPGAEAAMKRLQDAGYLLIIVTNQSGIGRGYYTETDMHKVHERMLEMFQPYGLKIEKIYFAPESPEEPSRGRKPSPAFLQDARDEFGIDLAQSYMIGDKLIDLQCGWNAGVKKSILVRTGYGAEWERDEPELVKQAWVVDTLEEAAEKILKG; this is encoded by the coding sequence ATGAAACGCGCTGTATTTTTGGATCGCGATGGAACGATCAATATCGAGAAGAAGTATCTCTCGAAGCCTGAGCAACTCGCTCTCTTCCCCGGTGCGGAAGCGGCGATGAAACGTCTCCAAGACGCAGGCTATCTGCTCATCATCGTCACAAACCAGTCGGGCATCGGCCGCGGTTATTACACCGAGACGGACATGCACAAGGTGCATGAACGCATGCTGGAAATGTTTCAGCCGTACGGCCTGAAGATCGAGAAGATCTATTTCGCCCCCGAATCTCCGGAAGAGCCAAGCCGTGGTCGCAAACCATCACCGGCCTTCCTGCAAGATGCGCGGGATGAATTCGGCATCGACCTTGCGCAGAGCTACATGATCGGTGACAAGCTCATCGACCTGCAATGCGGTTGGAATGCTGGCGTGAAGAAATCCATCCTTGTGCGCACGGGTTACGGTGCGGAATGGGAACGCGATGAGCCGGAACTGGTGAAGCAGGCGTGGGTGGTGGATACACTGGAAGAGGCGGCGGAGAAGATTCTTAAAGGATGA
- the kdsB gene encoding 3-deoxy-manno-octulosonate cytidylyltransferase yields the protein MNIVGILPARYASTRFPGKPLKLIAGKALILHVIEQCRKATTLSEVIVATDDERIRAAVGPYCRVEMTAEHHPSGSDRIAEVAGRLNCDAVVNIQGDEPLIDPHVIDLVAQALITSEMSTAATPIKQVEDYDNPNVVKVVVDSSDRALYFSRRTIPYLRDAAGKPSAEQLKAFPFLKHLGIYGYLRETLLNLVRHPVSSLENAEKLEQLRALENGIHIHVCRVDYESIGVDTPEDVARVEAILAGKK from the coding sequence ATGAACATCGTAGGCATACTTCCGGCGCGTTACGCTTCCACCCGTTTTCCCGGAAAACCGCTGAAGCTCATCGCAGGCAAAGCGCTCATCCTGCACGTGATCGAGCAATGCCGCAAGGCGACCACGCTGAGCGAAGTGATCGTGGCCACGGATGACGAACGCATCCGTGCGGCAGTAGGCCCTTACTGCCGGGTCGAGATGACTGCTGAGCATCATCCGAGCGGTTCAGATCGTATCGCGGAAGTTGCGGGCCGATTGAACTGCGATGCCGTGGTGAACATCCAGGGTGACGAACCGCTCATCGATCCGCATGTCATTGATCTCGTCGCGCAAGCACTCATCACTTCGGAGATGTCCACCGCTGCCACCCCCATCAAACAGGTGGAAGATTACGATAATCCGAACGTCGTGAAAGTGGTGGTCGATTCATCCGATCGCGCGCTCTATTTCTCGCGCCGCACCATTCCTTACCTGCGCGATGCGGCGGGCAAACCCTCTGCCGAGCAATTGAAGGCGTTCCCGTTCCTCAAACATTTAGGCATCTACGGTTACTTGCGTGAGACATTGCTGAACTTGGTGCGTCACCCCGTTTCTTCGTTGGAAAACGCAGAGAAGCTGGAGCAATTACGTGCCTTGGAGAATGGCATCCATATCCATGTCTGTCGCGTGGACTATGAGAGCATAGGTGTGGATACGCCGGAAGACGTGGCTCGCGTGGAAGCGATCTTGGCGGGAAAGAAATGA
- a CDS encoding ABC transporter ATP-binding protein — protein MSKQSKPVLAVEALTIIRNTQTILDDVSWEVKRGEHWVILGANGSGKTSLLSSLAGYMPPTSGEMAVFDRVYGETDWRELRRRIGLVSSSIRQMMADTETGLETVASGKYAMIDFWGPVKRADKVRALEILKQVECEYLAKRPWLYLSQGERQRVLIGRAMMAQPHLLILDEPCAGLDPVARENFLHFLERLATSPSAPTLVLVTHHVEEIAPAFTHVLMLKGGKVLAAGEKKKVLTAKLLGEAFGAQVKLRSRAGIYSLTVGKARTNVII, from the coding sequence ATGTCCAAGCAATCCAAACCGGTGCTGGCGGTAGAGGCGCTTACCATCATCCGCAACACACAGACCATTCTGGACGATGTCTCATGGGAAGTTAAGCGGGGCGAGCATTGGGTCATCCTTGGCGCAAACGGTTCCGGCAAAACATCATTGCTTAGTTCACTCGCGGGTTATATGCCGCCGACTTCGGGTGAGATGGCAGTGTTTGATCGCGTGTATGGGGAGACGGATTGGCGCGAGCTGCGTCGGCGTATCGGTCTCGTCAGTTCCTCCATCCGGCAGATGATGGCGGATACGGAGACGGGGTTGGAGACTGTCGCGAGCGGCAAGTATGCGATGATCGATTTCTGGGGGCCGGTAAAACGCGCTGACAAGGTGCGCGCTCTGGAAATCCTCAAACAAGTCGAGTGCGAATACCTCGCCAAGCGTCCATGGCTCTATCTATCTCAAGGTGAGCGCCAGCGCGTGCTTATCGGCCGCGCGATGATGGCGCAGCCGCACTTGCTTATCTTGGATGAGCCTTGTGCAGGGCTGGATCCGGTAGCCCGTGAGAACTTCCTCCATTTCCTAGAACGCCTCGCCACCTCTCCTTCTGCGCCCACTCTTGTCCTGGTGACGCATCATGTGGAAGAGATTGCCCCTGCCTTCACCCATGTCCTGATGCTGAAAGGTGGCAAAGTCCTCGCTGCCGGGGAGAAAAAGAAAGTGCTCACGGCGAAGTTGCTGGGTGAAGCGTTCGGTGCGCAGGTGAAGCTGAGATCACGGGCGGGCATTTATTCTCTCACTGTTGGCAAGGCCCGTACGAACGTGATCATCTGA
- the cutA gene encoding divalent-cation tolerance protein CutA, with translation MKKTTQHRIILVTAPNLKTARKLVKAALEAKLVACANLIPKIESHYWWQGKLERSAEVLILFKSTEAKLKALEKTILANHPYDTPEFVVLPITAGNERYLDWVTGAVK, from the coding sequence GTGAAGAAGACCACGCAGCATCGCATCATCCTCGTCACCGCTCCCAATCTTAAAACGGCCCGCAAGCTGGTGAAAGCGGCACTGGAAGCGAAACTCGTGGCGTGTGCGAATCTCATCCCGAAGATCGAGTCTCACTATTGGTGGCAAGGGAAGCTGGAGCGCAGTGCTGAGGTGCTGATCCTCTTCAAATCCACTGAGGCGAAATTGAAGGCTTTGGAGAAAACCATTTTGGCAAACCATCCGTATGACACGCCAGAGTTTGTGGTGTTGCCGATCACAGCGGGGAATGAGCGGTATCTGGACTGGGTGACGGGGGCGGTGAAGTAG
- a CDS encoding YaeQ family protein yields MSSKFNFDLRSDDWQRKLPEKLIIGRSDLETDEHVVLKLLAYVLLFRERLELSPNLHNEDIPFIPGVVQLDYQLNPILWVECGECTVQKLDKLAVKVHEAEIWVMLRSPESMANLLRQMEHAKLRKKRYHLVAFEEEMFDEMLRLLHTRNQFYLVQAGFEPPTLQFDFNELWFDVPFYTAKF; encoded by the coding sequence ATGAGCAGCAAGTTCAATTTTGATCTGCGGAGTGATGACTGGCAGCGCAAGCTGCCGGAGAAGCTCATCATTGGTCGCAGCGATCTGGAGACGGATGAACACGTCGTGCTGAAGCTCCTCGCCTACGTGTTGCTCTTCCGTGAGCGCCTCGAACTCAGCCCCAACCTGCATAACGAGGACATCCCTTTCATCCCCGGTGTGGTGCAATTGGACTACCAGCTCAACCCCATCCTCTGGGTGGAATGCGGCGAATGCACTGTGCAGAAGCTCGATAAACTCGCCGTGAAAGTCCACGAGGCAGAGATCTGGGTGATGCTCCGTTCTCCGGAGTCCATGGCGAATTTGCTCAGACAGATGGAACACGCAAAGCTGCGCAAGAAGCGCTATCATCTCGTGGCGTTTGAAGAAGAGATGTTCGATGAAATGCTCCGCCTGCTCCATACGCGCAATCAATTCTATCTCGTCCAGGCCGGGTTCGAACCACCCACCCTGCAATTCGACTTCAACGAACTCTGGTTCGACGTCCCCTTCTACACGGCAAAGTTTTGA